AGGTTGGCCAGCAGGTGTACGAGGCCGACGTGATCATCTTCGCGACCGGATTCGACGCCGCGACCGGCTCGATCACCCGAATGGACATCCGTGGGCGCGGAGGCGTGTCGATCACAGACAAATGGAAGGAAGGTCCCTCCACCTATCTCGGGGTAGCCGTCAACGACTTCCCGAACTTTTTCATGATCTTGGGGCCCCACGCGCCGTTCGCGAACGCACCGATCGTCATTGAGGACGCGTCCGAATGGATCGCCAACATCATCCGGTACATGCGCGACCGGGGTCTCAGGGTGAGCAATCCGTCGACAGAGGCATCCGCGGAGTGGCACGACACCCTTACCGAGATCCTGAACGCCACCGTGGTCGCGAAAGGACGGAACAGCTACTTTCTAGGCGACAACATCCCCGGGAAAGCACACGCTCCCCTCTTCTACCTCGGTGGTGTCAAGGGCTATCGCGACGCGCTTCTCAAGGAGTCGGCGAACGACTATCCCGGCTTCGTCATGTCCTGATATGCAAGCGGCGACCGTGTAGCCGACGGACATCTCGCACCAAGCGGTCACGAGTATGAAGCCGGGCTGTTTCTCATCTACCCGGGAGATGAGACCCTCGGACATCGTCGGGGTGTGTCGACGCAGATGAACGCTCTGTCGGTGCCGTGGGTCGTCGCCCCCGTCGACGTGCCCAAAGCAGCACTTCTCCTCGCCTCCGACGAAACGCGACACATCGCCGGAACAACTCTGCCGGTGGATACCGGAGAGTGCGAACAACGCCTGATCAATCGACCCGGCCAAACCATGCACGCCTTTGCGGGCTGGGAAAGCGAACAAAGAAGAATCGGAAGGAAATTCGCATGAGCCAGAAGTTGGCAGGAAAAGTGGCGCTGGTGACCGGCGCGGCACGAGGACAGGGGCGGAGCCACGCGATCCGCCTCGCCGAGGAAGGCGCCGACATCATCGCCCTCGACCTGTGCGAACAGATCGACACTGTTCACCATCCACTGGCCACGCCGGAAGACCTACGTGAGACCGTGGCGGCGGTGGAAGCGACCGGCCGCAGGATCGTTTCCTGCCAGACCGATGTGCGGGATGCGGATGGAGTCAACCGTGCGGTGGCCGAGGGGATTTCTCGGCTTGGTCGGCTCGATATCATCGTGGCAAACGCTGGCATCGCTCCGCAGTCTGTGCGTGAGAGCGATCAGTATCAGACGTTCCTCGATACCATCGCGGTCAACCTGACCGGTGTTTACAACACCGTGCATGCTGGCGTCGATCAGATCATCGAGCAGGGCGAGGGCGGCTCGATCATCCTCATCAGTTCGACCCAAGGGCTTACCGGGCGAGGCGGTAACGGGAGCGGCGCCCAAGACGGATACACAGCCTCGAAGCACGGTGTCATCGGTCTTATGAAGACCTGGTCGTTCTGGCTCGCGCCGAAGAACATTCGGGTCAATGCGGTGGCGCCGACCGGGGTGAACACGCCGATGGTGGACAACGACGTCGTCCGGGAATGGCTCGAGAAAGACCCGGACGCCGCCGGGGTGCTGGCCAACCAGATGCCAATCCCGGTCATCGAAGCATCGGACGTGAGTAGCGCCGTCGCCTGGCTCGCGACGGACGAAGCACGGTACGTGACCGGCGTGGCATTGCCGGTCGACGCCGGCTTCCTCATCAAGTAACACGCGAGGCGATCGAGGAGGTTGGCCGCCGCAGTTCCGACAGACGCCGTCGGTCACCTCCTCGTACCGCAGGCCCCGGTTGCGGACGCGCCCTGCCAGCCGGCACGCAACGGTATGGGATCGCCGACTAAACCGTCGCTGACACACGCCGGTTCAACCGGCCTACCCCAACCTGTCTCTCGTTCCAAATCCGCTCCTACGAAGGCGCTTGCGTGGGGAATGCCCCGAAAGCCCTATGAGAACGGACCGCAGAGTTTTCTTCGAGGGCCGCCTTCGGCGAGTCCCCCCGATACTGCCGTGGCAGCGCCTAACTCGATGGTGGTCCGGCATTTGCGGGCGTTGAGTAGTTCGACCTGCACCGGTGCCCAAAAGTACTCCTGGCGCCGCGTCGAAGCTGTTGCCCACGGAACGCCAGCCATCTGTCGGTGGGTCAGGTTTCACGTGGACCGGTCGGGCGGAAACCCCACGGGATAGGACTCGGCAAAATCGGCAGACCGCCCCACTGCCGCCCATTTACGGTCCTGCTCGAGCAGGAACTCGTCTTGGCGGATGGACGCTTCCACGGCGTTGACACCGAGCGGCAGATGGTACGGAATATCGTTGTGCCGCGTCATCCGCACCAGGATCTCAGCGGCGCGGCTCGGGTCTCCGGCGGTGATGGCGTCGCCTCGGCGGATCGCTGACATCGCGCCGACGGTTTCGGCGTAGATCTCGGGCACGTCACCCACGCGCATCGACGGTCCGGCCCAATCGGTGGCGAATCCGCTGGGTTCGACGACGAGGACCCGTACACCGAACGGCGCTGCCTCGGCCTGCAGCACGCGAGAGAACCCGTCGATCGCGAATTTCGCCGCCTGATATGAGGCGATGCCCGGGGAGCCACCGACCCGTCCTCCCATCGATGAGATCTGGATGATCAGTCCACCGCCCTGGGCCCGCAGGATCGGCAGCACCGCCTTCGACACGTGGTAGACACCCCAGAAGTTCGTCTCGAACTGTGCTCGGAAGTCCTCGTCGTCACCGGTCTCAATCGGCGCGACATTGGCGTAACCGGCATTGTTGACGACTACGTCGACGCTGCCGAATCGCTCCTTGGCGGTCATCAGTGCATTCTCGGCGGCCGCGGCATCGGTAACGTCGAGCGCCAAAGGCATGATCCGGTCACCGTGGAGATCCGCCAGGTCCGCCAGTTGTTCGGGCCGGCGCGCCGTTGCAGCCACCACATCCCCGGCGTCCAGGGCCGCCTTCACCAGCTCCCGACCCAAGCCGCGCGAGGATCCGGTGACGAACCAAACATGTTTCATGGCAACGCCTACCGAGAGAGTCCGGAGTCGACAATGGCAGATGCCAGGGGTTCGAGCACCGAAGGGTCCAAAGGCGGAGGCAGATAGATGATCGCCAAATCCATCCCGGCCGAGCCGAAGGCGGTGACCTCGGCAAGCAACTTCTGGTAGTCGTGTTCGGGATTGACCCAGATGTGGGCCGAGACGGTGATCTCCGCGGGGTCCCGGCCGATATCGGCGCAGTGCGCTCGCAGCACGTCGCGCTTGTGCGCAAATTCCTCGGGGGTGCCCTGCACGAAGTTCCAGTGATCGGCGTAGCGGGCCGCGATGCGCAGGGTGCGCTTCTCACCGCTGCCGCCCATGCAGATGGGCGGGTGCGGACGCTGCGGCCCTTTGGGCTCGTTTCGTGCGTTGTCGAGCTGGTAGAACTTGCCGTCGAAGGTGGTGGTCGGCTGACTCAACAAACCGACCAGCACCTGTGTCGCCTCTTCGAAACGGTCCAGGCGTTCTTTCACGGTGCCCAGTTCGATTCCGTATGCACCGGACTCCTCCTCGTTCCATCCGGCACCGATACCGAGCTCCAGTCGGCCGTCCGAAATGATGTCAAGGGCAGCAACCATGTTCGCCAGGACAGCCGGATGCCGGTAGTGAACGCCGGTGACCAGTGTGCCCAGGCGCAGCCGAGAGGTCGCCTGGGCCAGCGCGGTGAGTGTGGTCCAGCCCTCCAAGCACGGCCCCGAGGAAGGGCCGACGATCGGATAGAAGTGGTCGAACGTCCACCCTGACTCGAACATCTCGATCTGGTCGGCGGCCTGCCACACCCGCAGCATATCGGTCCACGTCGTGTTCTGCGGGGACGTCTTGAAAGCGAATCGCATTGTCGAACAGCCTTTCTGATTTCTCGCTCGCGGAGGTTCAATCCGCTATCGAACGTGCGTGGTCCGCCGTGTATCGTTCCCCGACAATGCGTCCCGGCGCGAAGACCTTGCTCAGATAGGCGGACTCATCGGCACTGATGGCGACTGTTGTGGCGGCGAGATTTTCCCGGACGTGCTCGACGCGTTTCGTCCCCGGAATCGGAACCACGTCAAGCGGCTGTGACAGCAGCCAGGCCAGCGCCAACTGTCCAGGCCGGCAACCCTTGGCGGCTGCCAAATCCTTCAGCACCGCCACCGGCTCGAGATTGGTGGCCAAGTTGGTTGCGGAGAACCGTGGGTTCGTCGCACGGAAGTCGTTCGAGGCGAACGTGTCGCCGGGCTGGACGGTACCTGTCAGGGCGGATCGGCCCAACGGGCTGAACGGCACCAGCGTGATTCCGAGTTCGCGGCACGTGGCGGTGATCCCCTGCTCGACGCGTCGTTCCCACAGTGAGTACTCGCTCTGCAAGGCA
This genomic window from Mycolicibacterium goodii contains:
- a CDS encoding mycofactocin-coupled SDR family oxidoreductase produces the protein MSQKLAGKVALVTGAARGQGRSHAIRLAEEGADIIALDLCEQIDTVHHPLATPEDLRETVAAVEATGRRIVSCQTDVRDADGVNRAVAEGISRLGRLDIIVANAGIAPQSVRESDQYQTFLDTIAVNLTGVYNTVHAGVDQIIEQGEGGSIILISSTQGLTGRGGNGSGAQDGYTASKHGVIGLMKTWSFWLAPKNIRVNAVAPTGVNTPMVDNDVVREWLEKDPDAAGVLANQMPIPVIEASDVSSAVAWLATDEARYVTGVALPVDAGFLIK
- a CDS encoding SDR family NAD(P)-dependent oxidoreductase; its protein translation is MKHVWFVTGSSRGLGRELVKAALDAGDVVAATARRPEQLADLADLHGDRIMPLALDVTDAAAAENALMTAKERFGSVDVVVNNAGYANVAPIETGDDEDFRAQFETNFWGVYHVSKAVLPILRAQGGGLIIQISSMGGRVGGSPGIASYQAAKFAIDGFSRVLQAEAAPFGVRVLVVEPSGFATDWAGPSMRVGDVPEIYAETVGAMSAIRRGDAITAGDPSRAAEILVRMTRHNDIPYHLPLGVNAVEASIRQDEFLLEQDRKWAAVGRSADFAESYPVGFPPDRST
- a CDS encoding LLM class F420-dependent oxidoreductase, encoding MRFAFKTSPQNTTWTDMLRVWQAADQIEMFESGWTFDHFYPIVGPSSGPCLEGWTTLTALAQATSRLRLGTLVTGVHYRHPAVLANMVAALDIISDGRLELGIGAGWNEEESGAYGIELGTVKERLDRFEEATQVLVGLLSQPTTTFDGKFYQLDNARNEPKGPQRPHPPICMGGSGEKRTLRIAARYADHWNFVQGTPEEFAHKRDVLRAHCADIGRDPAEITVSAHIWVNPEHDYQKLLAEVTAFGSAGMDLAIIYLPPPLDPSVLEPLASAIVDSGLSR